One window of Novosphingobium sp. P6W genomic DNA carries:
- a CDS encoding phage holin family protein codes for MQETDTNLAPDTARVTAEGYTDPSLAQDLRQLADEAKTLAQAEFAFQKTRAAFVGTETRNIALLLVVAAVVVFFAAMAFVVGTVIALGPLIGRWGAMLLITVVLAAFAAFCAWNAKVRLRRMMTVIGGKDET; via the coding sequence ATGCAGGAAACCGATACGAACCTCGCGCCGGACACCGCAAGGGTCACGGCCGAGGGGTACACAGATCCATCGCTCGCCCAGGACCTGCGCCAACTTGCTGACGAGGCAAAGACGTTGGCGCAGGCGGAATTCGCGTTTCAGAAAACACGCGCGGCCTTCGTAGGCACGGAAACGCGCAACATCGCGCTGTTGCTTGTCGTGGCGGCGGTGGTCGTTTTCTTCGCTGCGATGGCCTTTGTCGTAGGCACGGTAATCGCGCTCGGCCCCTTGATCGGGCGCTGGGGTGCGATGTTGCTTATTACAGTGGTGCTAGCGGCTTTTGCTGCGTTTTGCGCATGGAATGCCAAGGTTCGGCTGCGGCGCATGATGACGGTTATCGGCGGAAAAGACGAAACCTGA
- the eno gene encoding phosphopyruvate hydratase has translation MTAIIDIHAREILDSRGNPTVEVDVLLEDGSFGRAAVPSGASTGAHEAVELRDGDMSRYLGKGVLKAIDAVNDEIAELLVGSDAEDQRDLDLAMIELDGTPNKARLGANAILGVSLAAAKAAANARGLPLYSYVGGVSAHVLPVPMMNIINGGEHADNPIDFQEFMVMPVGAGSLAEAARWGAEIFHTLKKGLHEKGLATAVGDEGGFAPNLASTRDALDFIMASVEKAGFKPGTDIMLALDCASTEFFKNGKYEISGEGLSLSPVAFADYLADLCDAYPIISIEDGMSEDDFEGWKALTDKVGSKVQLVGDDLFVTNPKRLTMGIEMGLANSLLVKVNQIGTLTETLEAVSIANRAGYTAVMSHRSGETEDATIADLAVATNCGQIKTGSLARSDRLAKYNQLIRIEEELGKAARYAGLGAFGRLGA, from the coding sequence ATGACCGCGATCATCGACATCCATGCCCGTGAAATCCTGGACAGCCGTGGCAACCCCACCGTCGAAGTGGACGTTTTGCTGGAAGACGGCAGCTTTGGCCGTGCCGCTGTACCGTCGGGCGCATCTACCGGCGCGCATGAAGCCGTAGAACTGCGTGACGGCGACATGAGCCGTTACCTCGGCAAGGGCGTTCTGAAGGCAATCGACGCCGTCAACGACGAGATCGCCGAACTTCTCGTCGGCTCCGACGCCGAAGACCAGCGCGACCTCGATCTCGCGATGATCGAACTGGACGGCACCCCTAACAAGGCACGCCTGGGCGCCAACGCCATCCTTGGCGTCAGCCTCGCTGCCGCCAAGGCCGCCGCCAATGCGCGCGGTCTGCCGCTTTATTCCTACGTCGGCGGCGTTTCGGCTCATGTCCTGCCGGTGCCGATGATGAACATCATCAACGGCGGCGAACATGCCGACAACCCGATCGACTTCCAGGAATTCATGGTCATGCCGGTAGGCGCCGGTTCGCTGGCCGAAGCGGCACGCTGGGGCGCGGAAATCTTCCACACCCTCAAGAAGGGCCTGCACGAGAAGGGCCTGGCAACGGCCGTCGGTGATGAGGGCGGTTTCGCACCGAACCTTGCCAGCACGCGCGATGCGCTCGACTTCATCATGGCTTCGGTCGAGAAGGCCGGGTTCAAGCCGGGCACCGACATCATGCTCGCGCTGGACTGTGCTTCGACCGAGTTCTTCAAGAACGGCAAATACGAGATCAGCGGTGAAGGCCTCAGCCTGTCTCCCGTCGCTTTCGCCGATTACCTTGCCGACCTGTGCGATGCCTATCCGATCATCTCGATCGAGGATGGCATGAGCGAAGATGATTTCGAAGGTTGGAAGGCCCTGACCGACAAGGTGGGCAGCAAGGTTCAGCTGGTCGGCGACGATCTGTTCGTCACCAACCCCAAGCGCCTGACCATGGGCATCGAGATGGGCCTTGCCAACTCGCTGCTGGTCAAGGTCAACCAGATCGGCACGCTGACTGAGACGCTGGAAGCAGTCTCTATCGCCAACCGCGCTGGCTACACCGCCGTCATGTCGCACCGCTCGGGCGAGACCGAGGACGCGACGATCGCCGATCTCGCGGTCGCCACCAATTGCGGCCAGATCAAGACCGGCTCGCTGGCCCGTTCGGACCGGCTTGCCAAGTACAACCAGCTCATCCGCATCGAGGAAGAACTGGGCAAGGCCGCGCGTTATGCCGGCCTTGGCGCCTTCGGCCGCCTCGGCGCCTGA
- the greA gene encoding transcription elongation factor GreA, with amino-acid sequence MASIEKLPMLAEGYARLTAELKALREERPLIVDAIEEARAHGDLSENAEYHAAKERQGQVEAMVADLEDKVTRSLIVDPATLTSDKIIFGATVTLLDDDDKPVKYQIVGPYEADARVGRISYASPLGKALIGRKAEEEVEVTVPAGDKCYLVQKIEFI; translated from the coding sequence ATGGCAAGTATCGAAAAGCTGCCGATGCTCGCGGAAGGCTATGCAAGGCTGACCGCAGAACTCAAGGCGCTGCGTGAAGAGCGTCCGTTGATCGTCGACGCAATCGAGGAAGCGCGCGCCCACGGCGACCTTTCCGAAAACGCCGAATATCATGCGGCCAAGGAACGCCAGGGCCAGGTCGAGGCGATGGTCGCCGATCTGGAAGACAAGGTCACACGCTCGCTGATCGTCGATCCGGCGACCCTGACGAGTGACAAGATCATCTTCGGCGCCACAGTGACCTTGCTCGACGACGACGACAAGCCGGTGAAGTACCAGATCGTCGGCCCTTACGAAGCAGATGCCCGCGTCGGCCGCATCAGTTACGCCTCGCCGCTGGGCAAGGCCCTGATCGGTCGCAAGGCTGAGGAAGAGGTCGAAGTGACCGTTCCTGCGGGCGACAAGTGCTACCTCGTGCAGAAGATCGAGTTCATCTGA
- the carA gene encoding glutamine-hydrolyzing carbamoyl-phosphate synthase small subunit, with the protein MADAASSLAPKPEGATGVLVLSDGHVVWGRGFGHVGESVGEVCFNTAMTGYQEVMTDPSYAGQIVTFTFPHIGNVGVNDEDLESKVDGAVGCVVREDVTLSSSFRADAEFGPWLASKGKVGLSGVDTRALTRRIRMAGAPNAVIAHDPEGNFDIPALMKRAQEWPGLEGMDLAKIVSREIQEGWEGSIWTLGAGYGAGEGDARPHVVAMDFGAKDNIFRNLVKAGARVTVVPAETTLDQILALEPAGVFLSNGPGDPAATGKYAVPVIQSLIERDIPVFGICLGHQMLGLAAGATTSKMHQGHRGANHPVKRHADGVVEITSMNHGFAVDNTSLPEGVEETHVSLFDGSNCGISIKGKRAFGVQYHPEASPGPQDSFYLFDKFVGMLG; encoded by the coding sequence ATGGCCGACGCCGCATCTTCGCTTGCGCCCAAACCTGAAGGGGCGACCGGCGTGCTTGTCCTCAGTGACGGGCACGTAGTCTGGGGCCGTGGCTTCGGCCATGTCGGTGAGTCTGTTGGTGAAGTGTGCTTCAACACCGCCATGACCGGCTACCAGGAAGTAATGACTGACCCGTCCTATGCGGGCCAGATCGTAACCTTCACTTTCCCGCATATCGGCAACGTCGGCGTGAACGACGAAGACCTTGAGTCGAAAGTCGATGGCGCTGTGGGCTGTGTGGTTCGCGAGGACGTGACGCTTTCCTCCAGTTTCCGGGCGGATGCCGAATTCGGCCCTTGGCTGGCAAGCAAGGGCAAGGTCGGCCTCTCGGGCGTCGACACCCGTGCACTGACCCGCCGTATCCGCATGGCCGGTGCGCCCAACGCCGTGATCGCCCATGATCCCGAAGGCAACTTCGACATCCCCGCGCTTATGAAACGTGCGCAGGAATGGCCTGGCCTTGAGGGCATGGACCTCGCCAAGATCGTCAGCCGCGAAATCCAGGAGGGCTGGGAAGGTTCGATCTGGACGCTGGGTGCCGGTTATGGGGCAGGTGAGGGCGACGCGCGTCCCCACGTCGTCGCCATGGACTTCGGCGCCAAGGACAACATCTTCCGTAACCTCGTGAAGGCGGGTGCCCGCGTAACTGTGGTTCCGGCCGAAACGACGCTGGACCAGATCCTCGCACTGGAGCCTGCCGGCGTGTTCCTGTCGAACGGCCCGGGCGATCCAGCTGCTACCGGCAAGTATGCGGTCCCGGTCATCCAGTCCCTGATCGAGCGTGACATTCCCGTCTTCGGCATTTGCCTGGGCCATCAGATGCTCGGCCTTGCCGCCGGCGCAACCACCAGCAAGATGCACCAGGGCCACCGCGGCGCCAACCACCCAGTCAAGCGCCATGCCGACGGCGTCGTCGAGATTACCTCGATGAACCACGGTTTCGCGGTCGACAACACCAGCCTGCCGGAAGGTGTCGAGGAGACTCACGTCTCGCTGTTCGACGGTTCCAACTGCGGCATCTCGATCAAGGGCAAGAGGGCTTTCGGCGTGCAGTACCACCCCGAAGCGAGCCCGGGCCCGCAGGACAGCTTCTACCTGTTCGACAAGTTCGTGGGGATGCTGGGTTGA
- the carB gene encoding carbamoyl-phosphate synthase large subunit: MPKRTDISSILVIGAGPIIIGQACEFDYSGTQAIKALKEEGYRVILVNSNPATIMTDPDMADATYVEPISPEIVARIIEKERPDALLPTMGGQTALNCALALFNDGTLEKYGVQMIGADADAIDKAEDRQRFRQAMDKIGLNSARSGVAHTLDEAFKVLESTGLPSIIRPSFTMGGTGGGIAYNKAEFETIVRSGLDASPTTEVLIEESLLGWKEYEMEVVRDRHDNCIIICSIENVDPMGVHTGDSITVAPALTLTDKEYQIMRTASIEVLREIGVETGGSNVQFAVNPVDGRLIVIEMNPRVSRSSALASKATGFPIARVAAKLAVGYTLDEITNEITGATPAAFEPTIDYVVTKIPRFAFEKFKGAKNDLTTAMKSVGEVMAIGRNFKESMQKALRGLETGLDGFNRVPALEGAGRDVITAALSKATPERILNAAQAFREGFTVEEIHAITHYDRWFLRHIEEIIAEETKILQDGLPIDADGMRRLKAMGFSDKRLATLAVRSVGVAGGLGETQAKRSGLLHDALRAMAGATSEKEVRQLRRKLGVVPVFKRIDSCAAEFEAVTPYMYSTYEAPIFGAPEDEAMPSDRRKIVILGGGPNRIGQGIEFDYCCVHACFALSEAGYETIMINCNPETVSTDYDTSDRLYFEPLTAEDVLEILRVEQQNGELVGVIVQFGGQTPLKLAQALEDEGIPILGTSPDAIDLSEDRERFSAMVDKLGLKQPANGIARSRDEAVAVANRIGYPVLMRPSYVLGGRAMEIVDSEQQLDDYITTAVQVSGDSPVLIDQYLRDAIECDVDALCDGERVVVAGVMQHIEEAGIHSGDSACTLPPYSLPPEIIVEMERQAEALAFGLSVRGLMNIQFAVKDGEVYLIEVNPRASRTVPFVAKALGQPVAKIASRVMAGEMLDTFPPFKRDLPYMAVKEAVFPFARFPGVDPVLSPEMKSTGEVMGIDADFPTAFAKAQLGAGMRLPTEGTVFVSVKDSDKPVILPAIRTLVEQGFRVIATSGTQKYLAEAGLPVEVVNKVAEGRPHIVDKIVDGDIALIFNTTEGWQSLKDSTSIRASALTGKVSIFTTAAASVAASEAIATIRGSQLEVRSLQDYYS; this comes from the coding sequence ATGCCCAAGCGTACCGACATCTCCTCGATCCTAGTCATCGGCGCCGGCCCGATCATCATCGGCCAGGCCTGCGAATTCGACTATTCGGGAACGCAGGCTATCAAGGCGCTCAAGGAGGAGGGCTACAGGGTCATCCTGGTGAATTCCAATCCTGCCACGATCATGACCGATCCGGACATGGCCGATGCGACTTATGTCGAGCCTATCTCGCCCGAGATAGTCGCCCGCATCATCGAGAAGGAGCGCCCCGATGCGCTGCTTCCGACGATGGGCGGCCAGACCGCGCTCAACTGCGCGCTGGCGCTGTTTAACGACGGCACTTTGGAAAAGTACGGCGTCCAGATGATCGGCGCTGATGCCGATGCCATCGACAAGGCCGAGGATCGCCAGCGTTTCCGCCAGGCGATGGACAAGATCGGCCTCAATTCCGCGCGTTCGGGCGTTGCTCATACGCTGGACGAGGCGTTCAAGGTTCTTGAGAGCACGGGCCTGCCGTCGATCATCCGTCCCAGCTTTACGATGGGCGGCACCGGCGGCGGTATCGCCTACAACAAGGCAGAATTCGAGACGATCGTGCGCTCCGGCCTCGACGCTTCGCCCACCACCGAGGTCCTCATCGAGGAATCGCTACTCGGGTGGAAAGAGTATGAAATGGAAGTCGTGCGCGATCGCCACGACAACTGCATCATCATCTGCTCGATCGAGAACGTCGACCCGATGGGCGTTCATACGGGCGATTCGATCACCGTCGCCCCGGCGCTGACGCTGACCGACAAGGAATACCAGATCATGCGCACTGCCTCGATCGAGGTGCTGCGCGAGATCGGCGTCGAGACCGGCGGTTCGAACGTCCAGTTCGCGGTGAACCCGGTGGACGGCCGCCTGATCGTCATCGAGATGAACCCGCGCGTATCGCGTTCGTCGGCGCTGGCTTCCAAGGCGACCGGCTTCCCGATTGCGCGCGTCGCCGCGAAGCTGGCGGTCGGCTACACGCTGGATGAGATCACTAACGAAATCACCGGGGCCACTCCGGCGGCCTTCGAGCCCACCATCGACTATGTGGTCACCAAGATCCCGCGCTTCGCCTTCGAAAAATTCAAGGGCGCCAAGAACGACCTGACCACGGCGATGAAGTCGGTCGGCGAAGTCATGGCGATCGGCCGCAACTTCAAGGAATCGATGCAGAAGGCGCTGCGCGGTCTGGAAACCGGGCTCGACGGCTTCAATCGCGTCCCCGCGCTCGAAGGAGCAGGGCGCGACGTCATCACCGCCGCGCTTTCCAAGGCGACGCCGGAGCGGATTCTCAACGCGGCGCAGGCCTTCCGCGAAGGCTTCACCGTCGAGGAAATCCACGCGATCACTCACTACGATCGGTGGTTCTTGCGCCACATCGAAGAGATCATCGCCGAAGAGACGAAAATCCTTCAGGATGGCCTGCCGATCGATGCGGATGGCATGCGCCGCCTCAAAGCCATGGGCTTCTCGGACAAGCGCCTCGCCACGCTGGCAGTGCGTTCGGTGGGCGTGGCCGGGGGGCTGGGCGAAACCCAGGCGAAGCGTTCTGGCCTGCTGCATGATGCCCTGCGCGCCATGGCCGGTGCCACCAGCGAGAAGGAAGTGCGCCAGCTGCGCCGCAAGCTGGGCGTTGTCCCCGTCTTCAAGCGGATCGACAGCTGCGCCGCCGAATTCGAGGCGGTGACGCCTTACATGTACTCGACTTACGAGGCCCCGATCTTCGGTGCGCCCGAGGATGAGGCCATGCCGTCCGATCGCCGCAAGATCGTGATCCTCGGCGGTGGTCCCAACCGCATCGGTCAGGGCATCGAGTTCGATTATTGCTGCGTTCACGCCTGCTTCGCCCTGTCCGAAGCCGGCTATGAGACGATCATGATCAACTGCAACCCCGAGACCGTCTCGACCGATTACGACACCTCGGACCGCCTCTACTTCGAGCCGCTGACTGCAGAAGACGTGCTGGAAATCCTGCGCGTCGAGCAGCAGAACGGCGAACTCGTCGGTGTAATCGTCCAGTTCGGCGGCCAGACCCCGCTCAAGCTGGCACAGGCGCTGGAAGACGAAGGTATCCCGATCCTCGGCACTTCGCCCGACGCGATCGACCTTTCCGAGGACCGTGAGCGTTTCTCGGCGATGGTCGACAAGCTGGGCCTCAAGCAGCCCGCCAACGGCATCGCCCGCAGCCGTGACGAGGCCGTCGCCGTGGCCAACCGCATCGGTTACCCGGTGCTGATGCGCCCCAGCTACGTGCTGGGCGGCCGCGCGATGGAGATCGTCGACAGCGAGCAGCAGCTCGATGACTACATCACCACCGCAGTCCAGGTTTCCGGCGACTCGCCGGTGCTGATCGACCAGTACCTGCGCGACGCGATCGAGTGCGACGTTGACGCCCTGTGCGACGGCGAGCGCGTCGTCGTGGCCGGCGTCATGCAGCACATCGAGGAGGCCGGCATCCACTCGGGCGACAGCGCCTGCACCCTTCCGCCTTACAGCCTGCCGCCCGAGATCATCGTGGAAATGGAGCGCCAGGCCGAAGCCTTGGCATTCGGCCTCAGCGTTCGCGGCCTGATGAACATTCAGTTCGCGGTGAAGGACGGCGAGGTCTACCTCATCGAGGTGAACCCGCGCGCCTCGCGCACCGTGCCTTTCGTCGCCAAGGCGCTGGGCCAGCCAGTCGCCAAGATCGCCAGCCGCGTCATGGCCGGCGAGATGCTCGACACCTTCCCGCCGTTCAAGCGCGACCTGCCATATATGGCGGTCAAGGAAGCGGTGTTCCCCTTCGCGCGCTTCCCCGGCGTCGACCCGGTGCTCAGCCCCGAGATGAAGTCCACTGGCGAAGTCATGGGAATCGATGCCGATTTCCCGACCGCCTTCGCCAAGGCGCAGCTCGGCGCAGGCATGCGCCTGCCGACCGAAGGTACCGTGTTCGTCTCGGTCAAAGACAGCGACAAGCCGGTGATCCTGCCAGCCATCCGCACGCTGGTGGAACAGGGTTTCCGCGTGATCGCCACCTCGGGCACGCAGAAGTATCTCGCCGAGGCCGGTCTGCCGGTTGAAGTGGTGAACAAGGTTGCCGAAGGCCGCCCTCACATCGTCGACAAGATCGTTGATGGCGATATCGCCCTGATCTTCAATACCACCGAAGGGTGGCAGAGCCTCAAGGACTCGACCTCGATCCGCGCTTCGGCGTTGACCGGCAAGGTATCGATCTTCACCACCGCCGCCGCCAGTGTGGCCGCAAGTGAAGCGATTGCGACGATTCGTGGCAGCCAACTTGAAGTGCGTTCGTTGCAAGACTACTATAGCTAA
- a CDS encoding GatB/YqeY domain-containing protein has protein sequence MLRDSIKAAQISAMKAGEKQRLAAIRLILAKVKDRDIELRTAETTPDDDALVIDVLQKMVKQRRESIQLFEQGGRPEKAAEEQAELEVIEGFLPAQLSEEETKAVIEAIKAEVGATGMKDMGKIIAQLKARHGSELDMGKASGWVKAALA, from the coding sequence ATGCTTCGTGATTCGATCAAGGCCGCGCAGATCTCCGCCATGAAAGCCGGGGAAAAGCAGCGGCTGGCCGCCATTCGCCTGATCCTTGCCAAGGTCAAGGACCGCGACATCGAACTACGTACCGCGGAAACCACGCCGGACGACGACGCGCTGGTGATCGACGTTCTTCAGAAGATGGTGAAGCAGCGCCGCGAATCGATCCAGCTGTTCGAACAGGGCGGCCGTCCCGAGAAAGCCGCCGAGGAACAGGCCGAACTGGAAGTGATCGAAGGCTTCCTCCCCGCGCAGCTTTCCGAGGAAGAAACCAAGGCCGTGATCGAGGCGATCAAGGCCGAAGTCGGTGCCACGGGCATGAAGGACATGGGCAAAATCATCGCACAGCTCAAGGCCCGCCACGGCAGCGAACTCGACATGGGCAAGGCGAGCGGCTGGGTGAAGGCGGCGCTGGCCTGA
- a CDS encoding MarR family transcriptional regulator: MENTDQLMRNRAKAIRLIGIANELLAMARELEIGESSSAIPESLSAGGDAREGAKAAASQDHPIWVELARQAYEDRRRRTKIFRSEELFGEPAWDILLDLFIAAKERRRVSVTSSCIGSAVPSTTALRWIAILEKQGLLVREADLGDARRVYVKLSARGYAAMLEYFTSASRSVVRLDDSIKDIQPAR; this comes from the coding sequence ATGGAGAACACGGACCAGTTGATGCGCAACCGCGCTAAAGCAATCCGGTTGATCGGCATAGCCAACGAACTTCTAGCAATGGCACGCGAACTGGAGATCGGCGAAAGCTCCTCTGCTATTCCCGAGTCCCTGTCTGCAGGAGGAGATGCGCGCGAAGGCGCTAAGGCCGCTGCCAGCCAGGACCACCCGATCTGGGTTGAACTGGCCCGGCAGGCTTATGAGGACAGACGCCGACGCACCAAGATCTTTCGGTCGGAGGAACTTTTCGGCGAACCCGCCTGGGATATCCTGCTGGACTTGTTCATCGCCGCCAAGGAACGCCGCCGTGTCTCGGTTACCAGTTCATGCATCGGATCGGCAGTTCCGTCGACGACGGCACTACGCTGGATCGCAATCCTTGAGAAACAGGGGCTGTTGGTGCGCGAAGCAGACCTTGGCGATGCGCGGCGGGTCTACGTCAAACTGAGCGCGCGGGGCTACGCCGCCATGCTCGAATACTTCACCTCCGCATCGCGGTCGGTCGTGCGATTGGACGATTCCATCAAGGATATTCAACCCGCGCGCTGA
- a CDS encoding DUF4170 domain-containing protein, producing the protein MQKLHLVMGGRVKDPRSLEFVDLKELDLVGVYPDFASAQEAWKSSAQRTVDDAEMKYVIVHLHRLLQPDIIEG; encoded by the coding sequence ATGCAGAAGCTTCACCTCGTCATGGGCGGCCGGGTCAAGGACCCGCGCAGCCTCGAATTCGTCGACCTCAAGGAACTGGACCTCGTCGGAGTCTATCCCGACTTTGCGTCTGCCCAGGAAGCTTGGAAGTCCAGCGCGCAGCGCACGGTGGACGATGCGGAAATGAAGTACGTCATCGTACATCTGCACCGCCTGCTCCAGCCCGATATCATCGAAGGCTGA
- the ribH gene encoding 6,7-dimethyl-8-ribityllumazine synthase, whose product MARFLIVEARFYDHLNDMLIAGAKAALKAAGHKADVITVPGALEIPAAISLADATGDYDGYVAIGVVIRGETYHFEIVAGESARGIMALTMDGIAIGNGILTVENEDQAIVRADSAQKDKGGEAARAAVALYDLKERFGA is encoded by the coding sequence ATGGCCCGTTTCCTCATCGTCGAAGCCCGCTTCTACGACCACCTCAACGACATGCTGATCGCCGGCGCAAAGGCTGCGCTCAAGGCTGCCGGGCACAAGGCAGATGTCATCACGGTCCCCGGCGCGCTGGAAATCCCGGCAGCCATTTCACTCGCCGACGCTACCGGCGATTATGACGGCTACGTCGCCATCGGCGTTGTCATCCGCGGCGAGACTTACCACTTCGAAATCGTTGCGGGCGAAAGCGCGCGCGGTATTATGGCCCTGACCATGGACGGCATTGCCATCGGCAACGGCATCCTCACCGTCGAGAACGAAGATCAAGCCATTGTGCGCGCCGACTCCGCGCAGAAGGACAAGGGCGGCGAAGCTGCGCGCGCAGCAGTCGCACTTTACGATCTGAAGGAGCGCTTTGGCGCCTGA
- the ribB gene encoding 3,4-dihydroxy-2-butanone-4-phosphate synthase — MATDVIDKVRRLISDGGMSKAGLARAAGLHANTLRDCTEADWNPTADTLGKLERVLFANDEREVLVPIEEIIDEARNGRMFILVDDEDRENEGDLVIPAQMATPAAVNFMATHGRGLICLTLTTQRADELGLDLMSRNNGTRHETAFTVSIEAREGVTTGISAGDRARTVSVAIDGTKTRDDIVTPGHVFPLRARDGGVLVRAGHTEAAVDISRLAGLNPSGVICEIMRDDGTMARMDDLISFARMHDLKIGTIRDLIAYRRRHDRMIEKRNEITFHSRNGGDWIARSYFNRATGDETVALVKGRIDPNQPTLVRMHTLSLFADIFGEDTGDRSELLQRSMNMIAEEGTGVIVVINRPMNKLMSKVMDIKQEFRAGGTPDLEELRDYGVGAQILAELGIHDMVLLTNTHHSLVALEGYGLNIVGERPIVDTIEGSN; from the coding sequence ATGGCTACCGATGTGATCGACAAGGTGCGCAGGCTCATTTCCGATGGCGGCATGAGCAAGGCCGGGCTTGCCCGCGCCGCTGGCCTCCACGCAAACACCCTGCGCGACTGTACCGAAGCAGACTGGAACCCCACAGCCGATACCCTCGGGAAGCTGGAGCGCGTCCTGTTCGCCAATGACGAGCGCGAAGTCCTGGTGCCCATCGAAGAGATTATCGACGAAGCGCGCAACGGGCGCATGTTCATTCTCGTCGATGATGAGGATCGCGAGAACGAGGGCGACCTCGTAATTCCCGCCCAGATGGCGACCCCTGCCGCCGTCAACTTCATGGCGACGCACGGCCGCGGCCTGATCTGCCTGACGCTCACCACCCAGCGCGCCGATGAACTCGGACTGGACCTCATGAGCCGCAACAACGGCACCCGCCACGAAACCGCGTTCACCGTCTCGATCGAAGCGCGCGAGGGGGTAACCACCGGCATCTCGGCCGGTGACCGCGCCCGCACCGTCTCCGTCGCCATCGACGGCACCAAGACCCGCGACGATATCGTCACGCCCGGCCATGTCTTCCCCCTGCGCGCCCGCGACGGCGGCGTCCTTGTACGCGCCGGGCACACCGAAGCTGCCGTGGACATCTCGCGCCTTGCCGGCCTCAATCCCTCCGGCGTGATCTGCGAGATCATGCGCGATGATGGCACGATGGCCCGCATGGACGACCTGATCAGCTTTGCACGCATGCACGACCTCAAGATCGGCACGATCCGCGACCTCATCGCCTATCGTCGCCGTCATGACCGCATGATCGAGAAGCGCAACGAAATCACCTTCCATTCACGCAATGGCGGCGACTGGATTGCACGCTCGTACTTCAACCGCGCGACCGGCGATGAGACCGTGGCACTGGTGAAGGGGCGCATCGACCCCAACCAGCCCACGCTGGTTCGCATGCATACGCTTTCCCTCTTCGCCGACATTTTCGGCGAAGACACCGGCGACCGCTCCGAACTGCTCCAGCGCTCGATGAACATGATCGCCGAGGAAGGAACCGGCGTTATCGTCGTCATCAATCGGCCGATGAACAAGCTGATGTCCAAGGTAATGGACATCAAGCAGGAGTTCCGCGCCGGCGGCACCCCGGATCTTGAAGAACTGCGCGATTATGGCGTCGGCGCGCAGATCCTGGCGGAGCTTGGCATCCACGACATGGTCCTGTTGACGAACACGCACCATTCCCTTGTCGCGCTGGAAGGCTATGGGCTGAATATCGTCGGCGAACGTCCCATCGTCGACACTATCGAAGGATCGAACTGA